In Arthrobacter burdickii, one DNA window encodes the following:
- a CDS encoding DUF349 domain-containing protein codes for MTHSQQSDETTIGQDAQQDTVAGDGAGGPTSADAPTGTDTGTDTGDVTAATSPQDGTEPAASGPAEEADAATADAAGTAEAEASAPVDVDPSGVGTSAHSPAPDAPAESAEPSVAPAGAGEKPDTGDATGAGEEPGAGDAIEAADAADAPAASVPLAPEPVPLTTPSPSLAAPRPPLPTAMAPRPLKKAAQPVAAPLAHSTSLEEAGRFARVEDDGHVFLLVDGAEHPVGQYPDATREEALAYFVRKYDDVVSQVALLEQRVQAKAPSSDMAKTAKHLRAQVGERKMVGDVVALEARIDALLGDISGLEKAERAVQDELKAKELAAREAIVAEAEELAGRDPSTVQWKASSTRMNELFELWKAAQKNGPRLGRGTEDALWKRFRSARTVFDRHRRAYFSQLDSDNAEAKQAKEALIKRAEQLSSSTDWGQTAAEYRHLMDEWKASKRASRKDDDALWARFRAAQDRFFEARKSANEAVDEEYAGNLTVKEALLKEAQQILPIRDLAAAKKALQSIRDRWDEAGKVPRADMGRIDSGLRQVEDAIKAADDDHWKKTNPETKARTNSALSQLEATIAQLKEDLTDAERAGNAKKIASAREALAAREQWLEMLQKSAQDFS; via the coding sequence GTGACACACAGTCAGCAATCCGACGAAACGACCATCGGCCAGGACGCACAGCAGGACACGGTGGCAGGCGACGGCGCCGGCGGCCCCACGTCAGCAGATGCGCCAACGGGCACGGACACGGGTACCGACACGGGCGACGTGACCGCAGCCACCTCCCCGCAGGACGGGACAGAGCCGGCGGCGTCCGGCCCCGCCGAGGAAGCCGACGCTGCCACCGCAGACGCAGCCGGTACGGCCGAGGCCGAGGCCTCGGCGCCGGTCGATGTCGACCCATCCGGCGTCGGCACCAGCGCGCACTCCCCTGCTCCGGACGCCCCGGCCGAGTCGGCGGAACCATCGGTTGCTCCGGCCGGCGCAGGTGAGAAGCCCGATACAGGCGACGCAACCGGTGCAGGCGAAGAACCAGGTGCAGGCGACGCAATCGAAGCTGCGGACGCAGCGGACGCCCCCGCGGCGTCGGTCCCCCTGGCCCCCGAGCCCGTTCCCCTGACCACGCCGTCGCCCAGTCTCGCCGCTCCCCGCCCACCGCTGCCCACGGCGATGGCGCCCCGACCGCTGAAGAAGGCCGCCCAGCCGGTCGCCGCACCCCTGGCGCACAGCACCTCCCTCGAGGAGGCCGGCAGGTTCGCCCGCGTCGAGGACGACGGGCACGTCTTCCTGCTGGTCGACGGCGCCGAGCACCCGGTGGGACAGTACCCGGATGCGACCCGCGAGGAGGCCCTCGCCTACTTCGTGCGCAAGTACGACGACGTCGTCAGCCAGGTGGCACTGCTCGAGCAGCGCGTGCAGGCCAAGGCGCCCTCGTCGGACATGGCGAAGACGGCCAAGCACCTGCGTGCCCAGGTGGGCGAACGGAAGATGGTCGGCGACGTCGTCGCCCTCGAGGCGCGGATCGATGCCCTGCTCGGCGACATCAGCGGCCTCGAGAAGGCGGAACGCGCGGTACAGGACGAGCTGAAGGCCAAGGAGCTCGCGGCCCGTGAGGCGATCGTCGCCGAGGCCGAGGAACTCGCGGGCCGGGATCCCTCCACCGTGCAGTGGAAGGCCAGCAGCACCCGCATGAACGAACTGTTCGAACTGTGGAAGGCGGCGCAGAAGAACGGACCGAGGCTCGGCCGCGGCACCGAGGACGCGCTGTGGAAGCGTTTCCGGTCCGCGCGCACCGTCTTCGACCGGCACCGGCGCGCCTACTTCTCACAGCTGGACAGCGACAACGCCGAGGCGAAGCAGGCCAAGGAGGCGCTCATCAAGCGCGCGGAGCAGCTCTCCAGCTCGACCGACTGGGGCCAGACGGCTGCCGAGTACCGGCACCTCATGGACGAGTGGAAGGCGTCAAAGCGCGCCAGCCGCAAGGACGACGACGCCCTCTGGGCCCGCTTCCGGGCCGCCCAGGACCGCTTCTTCGAGGCTCGCAAGTCCGCCAATGAAGCTGTCGACGAGGAATACGCCGGCAACCTCACGGTGAAGGAAGCCCTGCTCAAGGAGGCCCAGCAGATCCTGCCGATCCGCGACCTCGCTGCTGCCAAGAAGGCCCTGCAGTCCATCCGCGACCGCTGGGACGAGGCGGGCAAGGTGCCGCGCGCCGACATGGGACGTATCGATTCCGGCCTCCGGCAGGTCGAGGACGCGATCAAGGCCGCCGACGACGACCACTGGAAGAAGACGAACCCCGAGACGAAGGCCCGCACCAACAGCGCGCTGAGCCAGCTCGAGGCGACGATCGCCCAGCTCAAGGAAGACCTCACCGACGCCGAACGTGCGGGGAACGCGAAGAAGATCGCATCCGCCCGGGAGGCTCTGGCGGCACGCGAGCAGTGGCTCGAGATGCTGCAGAAGTCGGCCCAGGACTTCTCCTAG
- a CDS encoding RelA/SpoT family protein, which produces MAEAVNPAVRPDDGGTAAPGSPGPIATDGPRPGPSRGLVQPEPPTVAPGSAPSAASADQVAPGRRGRTRARIARLTGRGSSGYSPVLEPLLRTVRANNPKEDLDLIQRAYLVAERSHEGQTRKSGDPYITHPVAVATILAELGMTGTTLAAALLHDTVEDTSYTLEELKRDFGPEVAMLVDGVTKLDKVSFGDAAQAETVRKMVVAMAKDIRVLVIKLADRLHNARTWRFVSPASSAKKARETLEIFAPLAHRLGMNTIKWELEDLSFAALHPKVYEEIVRMVGDRTPEREKHLSLVRNQIEEDLRAVKIKATITGRPKHYYSIYQKMIVRGKDFDDIHDLMGVRVLVDSVRDCYATLGSLHSRWNPLPGRFKDYIAMPKFNMYQSLHTTVIGPGGKPVEIQIRTHDMHRRAEYGVAAHWKYKNGGRQLEASDNGDMGWLRSLVDWQQETSDPDEFLDSLRFEINAREVFVFTPKGEVMALPAGSTPVDFAYAVHTEVGHRTIGARVNGKLVPLNSELNHGDWVEIFTSKAEGAGPSQDWQGFVKSPRARNKIRQWFTKERREEAIDKGKELLTRAMRKQNLPLQRMMTHSALLTVAQELRHQDISALYAAVGDGHTSAQNVIEHLVALMGGHEGAEENIAETAVATQPRRPKFSDSGVTVRGVGDVWVKLARCCTPVPPDPIIGFVTRGSGVSVHRSDCRNVQELRDQPDRIVPVDWAPTQSSVFLVEIQVEALDRKSLLSDVTSVLAENHVNILAANVNTSSDRVAMSRFAFEMGDPKYLNHILSAVRRIDGVFDVYRTTGSQRRP; this is translated from the coding sequence ATGGCTGAAGCGGTGAATCCCGCAGTGCGGCCCGACGACGGGGGCACTGCGGCGCCTGGATCTCCTGGTCCGATCGCCACGGATGGCCCACGTCCGGGTCCGTCCCGTGGGCTCGTACAGCCGGAGCCGCCGACGGTAGCGCCGGGATCGGCCCCGTCCGCGGCGAGTGCCGACCAGGTGGCGCCCGGCCGGCGCGGACGCACCCGGGCGCGCATCGCCCGGCTGACCGGTCGAGGCTCGTCCGGGTATTCGCCGGTCCTCGAACCGCTCCTGCGGACGGTGCGGGCGAACAACCCGAAGGAAGACCTCGACCTCATCCAGCGCGCCTACCTCGTCGCCGAACGCAGCCACGAGGGCCAGACGCGCAAGAGCGGCGACCCCTACATCACCCATCCGGTGGCGGTGGCCACGATCCTCGCCGAACTGGGCATGACGGGCACCACGCTCGCCGCGGCACTCCTGCACGACACCGTCGAGGACACGTCCTACACGCTCGAGGAGCTCAAACGGGACTTCGGCCCCGAGGTCGCCATGCTGGTCGACGGCGTCACCAAGCTCGACAAGGTGTCCTTCGGCGACGCGGCCCAGGCCGAAACCGTGCGCAAGATGGTCGTCGCCATGGCCAAGGACATCCGCGTCCTCGTCATCAAGCTCGCCGACCGCCTGCACAACGCCCGCACCTGGCGCTTCGTCTCGCCTGCCTCCTCGGCCAAGAAAGCGCGGGAGACCCTCGAGATCTTCGCCCCGCTCGCGCACCGCCTGGGAATGAACACCATCAAGTGGGAGCTCGAGGACCTGTCCTTCGCGGCGCTCCACCCGAAGGTGTACGAGGAGATCGTCCGGATGGTGGGGGACCGGACGCCGGAGCGCGAGAAGCACCTCAGCCTCGTGCGCAACCAGATCGAGGAAGACCTGCGCGCCGTGAAGATCAAGGCGACGATCACGGGCCGGCCGAAGCACTACTACTCCATCTACCAGAAGATGATCGTGCGGGGTAAGGACTTCGACGACATCCATGACCTGATGGGCGTCCGCGTCCTGGTGGACAGCGTGCGTGACTGCTACGCCACCCTCGGCTCGCTGCATTCGCGGTGGAACCCCCTGCCCGGGCGGTTCAAGGACTACATCGCCATGCCGAAGTTCAACATGTACCAGTCGCTGCACACCACGGTGATCGGCCCGGGCGGCAAGCCCGTGGAGATCCAGATCCGGACGCACGACATGCACCGCCGCGCCGAGTACGGCGTTGCGGCCCACTGGAAGTACAAGAACGGCGGCAGGCAGCTCGAGGCCTCCGACAACGGGGACATGGGCTGGCTGCGGAGCCTCGTGGACTGGCAGCAGGAGACCTCGGACCCCGACGAATTCCTCGACTCGCTGCGGTTCGAGATCAATGCGCGCGAGGTCTTCGTCTTCACGCCCAAGGGCGAGGTCATGGCGCTGCCTGCCGGTTCGACGCCGGTCGACTTCGCGTACGCCGTGCACACCGAGGTCGGCCACAGGACCATCGGCGCGAGGGTCAACGGCAAGCTCGTGCCGCTCAACAGCGAGCTCAACCACGGCGACTGGGTGGAGATCTTCACCTCCAAGGCCGAAGGCGCGGGTCCCAGCCAGGACTGGCAGGGCTTCGTCAAGAGCCCGCGGGCCAGGAACAAGATCCGCCAATGGTTCACGAAGGAGCGCCGCGAGGAGGCGATCGACAAGGGCAAGGAGCTGCTGACGCGCGCGATGCGCAAGCAGAACCTCCCGCTGCAGCGCATGATGACGCACAGCGCCCTGTTGACCGTCGCCCAGGAACTCCGCCACCAGGACATCTCTGCCCTCTATGCCGCCGTCGGCGACGGCCATACGTCGGCGCAGAACGTCATCGAGCACCTCGTGGCGCTCATGGGCGGCCACGAGGGTGCCGAGGAGAACATCGCCGAGACGGCGGTGGCCACGCAGCCGCGCCGCCCCAAGTTCTCCGACTCCGGCGTCACGGTCCGCGGCGTCGGCGATGTCTGGGTGAAGCTCGCCCGCTGCTGCACTCCGGTGCCGCCGGACCCGATCATCGGTTTCGTCACGAGGGGCTCCGGCGTCTCGGTCCACCGCAGCGACTGCCGCAACGTGCAGGAACTGCGTGACCAGCCGGACCGCATCGTGCCCGTCGACTGGGCGCCGACGCAGTCGAGCGTGTTCCTCGTGGAGATCCAGGTCGAGGCCCTCGACCGCAAGAGCCTGCTCTCGGACGTCACGAGTGTGCTCGCCGAGAACCACGTGAACATCCTGGCCGCCAACGTGAACACGTCGTCGGACCGGGTCGCCATGTCACGGTTCGCGTTCGAGATGGGTGACCCGAAGTACCTCAACCACATCCTGAGCGCCGTACGCCGCATCGACGGCGTGTTCGACGTCTACCGGACCACGGGCTCCCAGCGCCGACCCTGA
- the secF gene encoding protein translocase subunit SecF, translated as MSRTSFATFGNELYSGKRSYPFVAKRNLWFLIAGLAILISIIIPVVKGGFNLGIDFRGGSEFTVSATDNTDASIGEAAVTDVVPDAVPRVTNIAADTMRVQTERLTDDETLSVRDNLISGYGVGEDQVTSSFVGPTWGEDVSRQALIGFGVFVLLAAILMAIYFRTWKMALAAMAALVVVMVVTAGLYSLSNFEVTPSAIIGFLTILSYALYDTVVVFDKIRENTADGATSTRRTFAEQVNLAVNQTLVRSINTSVVAILPVASILFIGSFLLGAGTLQDLSLALFIGIILGTLGTIFIAAPLYAALRLNEPDLKKQEKKVLDRRALEAVSAGAHPAR; from the coding sequence ATGAGCCGCACGAGCTTCGCCACCTTCGGCAACGAGCTGTACTCGGGGAAGCGCTCCTACCCCTTCGTCGCCAAGCGGAACCTCTGGTTCCTCATCGCCGGCCTCGCCATCCTGATCTCGATCATCATCCCGGTGGTCAAGGGCGGCTTCAACCTCGGGATCGACTTCCGGGGCGGGTCCGAGTTCACCGTCTCCGCGACGGACAACACGGACGCCTCCATCGGTGAGGCGGCCGTGACCGACGTCGTCCCCGACGCCGTCCCGCGCGTCACCAACATCGCGGCGGACACGATGCGCGTCCAGACCGAGCGGCTGACGGACGACGAGACGCTCAGCGTCCGCGACAACCTCATCAGCGGCTACGGCGTGGGCGAGGACCAGGTGACCTCGAGCTTCGTCGGCCCGACGTGGGGCGAGGACGTCAGCCGCCAGGCCCTGATCGGCTTCGGGGTGTTCGTCCTGCTCGCCGCGATCCTGATGGCCATCTACTTCCGCACCTGGAAGATGGCCCTCGCCGCGATGGCCGCGCTCGTTGTGGTGATGGTCGTGACCGCCGGGCTGTACTCGCTCAGCAACTTCGAGGTGACGCCCTCGGCGATCATCGGCTTCCTCACGATCCTCAGCTACGCCCTGTACGACACGGTCGTGGTGTTCGACAAGATCCGGGAGAATACGGCGGACGGGGCCACCTCGACCAGGCGGACGTTCGCCGAGCAGGTCAACCTCGCCGTGAACCAGACGCTCGTCCGGTCGATCAACACCTCGGTGGTGGCGATCCTGCCCGTCGCCTCCATCCTGTTCATCGGCTCGTTCCTGCTGGGCGCGGGCACGCTGCAGGACCTCTCCCTGGCCCTGTTCATCGGCATCATCCTCGGCACGCTGGGCACGATCTTCATCGCGGCGCCGCTGTACGCGGCCCTGCGGCTCAACGAGCCGGACCTGAAGAAGCAGGAGAAGAAGGTCCTGGACCGCCGTGCGCTCGAGGCAGTGTCTGCGGGGGCGCACCCGGCGCGCTAG
- the secD gene encoding protein translocase subunit SecD: MPRTGPGTAAKRTLVWLGALTALLAILLGAGSYWSTASWSPRLALDLEGGTQMILAPRVQGGSEITPEQLDQAVEIIRQRVDGSGVAEAEINTQSGQNVIVSLPGTPDPQTRDLIQASAQMEFRPVLAGGPGQAAAAETPTPDDQLPKPAAEPKDASDPNWITPELYKQFEALDCLDPAALEPAEEPAPADKPMVACEPDTQGKYILGPVEVPGTDISTASYGLQRSPQGQALNTWAVNIDFNDEGTKTFREVTERLYAIGTGDPRNQFAIVLDGRIVSAPTTNAVIADGNPQISGNFTEESAAALSEQLKYGALPISFEIQSEQQISATLGADQLRLGLVAGLIGLLLVAVYSMFQYRLLGLVTIASLVVAGVLTYLAICILGWTENYRLSLAGVAGLIVAIGQTADSFIVYFERIRDELRDGRGLISAVENGWRRAKRTVLASKAVNLLAALVLYFVAVGNVRGFAFTLGLTAIADLVVVFLFTHPVLRLLARTKFFGEGHPWSGLDPSRLGGIPLYRGAGRLRDPAEKPVVITRAKNKGASAEAERRMTIAERRRAEQQKALAGRTGSSQKENNE, from the coding sequence ATGCCTCGTACCGGTCCCGGGACGGCAGCCAAGCGGACACTAGTCTGGCTGGGCGCATTGACAGCACTGCTCGCAATCCTGCTGGGAGCGGGTTCCTACTGGAGCACCGCGAGCTGGAGCCCCCGACTGGCCCTCGACCTCGAGGGTGGGACGCAGATGATCCTCGCCCCCCGCGTCCAGGGCGGCAGTGAGATCACTCCCGAACAGCTCGACCAGGCGGTGGAGATCATCCGACAGCGCGTGGACGGCTCCGGCGTCGCCGAAGCCGAGATCAACACGCAGTCCGGGCAGAACGTCATCGTGTCCCTCCCCGGGACACCGGACCCCCAGACCCGTGACCTGATCCAAGCATCGGCCCAGATGGAATTCCGGCCCGTGCTCGCGGGTGGCCCCGGACAGGCGGCAGCGGCGGAGACTCCGACGCCCGACGACCAGCTTCCCAAGCCGGCTGCGGAGCCGAAGGACGCCAGTGACCCGAACTGGATCACGCCCGAGCTCTACAAGCAGTTCGAGGCCCTGGACTGCCTCGATCCGGCGGCCCTCGAGCCTGCCGAGGAACCGGCTCCGGCCGACAAGCCCATGGTCGCGTGCGAACCCGACACGCAGGGCAAGTACATCCTCGGCCCCGTCGAGGTCCCGGGCACGGACATCTCCACCGCGAGCTACGGGCTGCAGCGCAGCCCGCAGGGCCAGGCACTCAACACCTGGGCCGTGAACATCGACTTCAACGACGAGGGCACCAAGACCTTCCGCGAAGTGACCGAGCGCCTCTACGCGATCGGCACCGGTGATCCGCGCAACCAGTTCGCCATCGTGCTGGACGGCCGGATCGTCTCGGCGCCGACCACCAATGCGGTCATCGCGGACGGCAACCCCCAGATCAGCGGAAACTTCACGGAGGAATCCGCCGCGGCCCTGTCCGAGCAGCTCAAGTACGGCGCCCTGCCCATCAGCTTCGAGATCCAGAGCGAACAGCAGATCTCCGCGACCCTGGGAGCGGACCAGCTCCGGCTCGGACTCGTCGCGGGCCTCATCGGGCTCCTGCTGGTCGCCGTGTACTCGATGTTCCAGTACCGCCTGCTCGGCCTCGTGACCATCGCCTCGCTCGTCGTCGCGGGTGTCCTGACCTACCTCGCGATCTGCATCCTCGGCTGGACCGAGAACTACCGGCTGTCGCTCGCCGGCGTCGCGGGCCTCATCGTCGCCATCGGCCAGACGGCGGACTCGTTCATCGTCTACTTCGAACGCATCCGTGACGAGCTGCGCGACGGCCGCGGCCTCATCTCCGCCGTCGAGAACGGCTGGCGCCGTGCCAAGCGCACCGTGCTCGCGTCGAAGGCAGTGAACCTGCTGGCGGCGCTCGTACTCTACTTCGTCGCCGTCGGCAACGTCCGCGGCTTCGCCTTCACGCTCGGCCTCACGGCGATCGCGGACCTCGTCGTCGTCTTCCTCTTCACCCACCCGGTCCTCCGGTTGCTGGCGAGGACGAAGTTCTTCGGCGAAGGCCACCCGTGGTCCGGCCTCGATCCGAGCCGCCTGGGCGGTATCCCGCTCTACCGCGGCGCCGGCCGCCTGCGCGATCCCGCCGAGAAGCCCGTCGTCATCACCCGGGCCAAGAACAAGGGCGCCTCGGCGGAAGCCGAACGGCGCATGACCATCGCCGAGCGCCGCCGCGCGGAGCAGCAGAAGGCCCTCGCGGGCCGCACCGGTTCTTCCCAGAAAGAGAACAACGAATGA
- the yajC gene encoding preprotein translocase subunit YajC has translation MFAHVVAQTASGDAPPFDIFSLLLPLALAFLIFTMFRRQRKAQKQVKEMRTSMEPGTEVMTQFGLFGTIVSIDQENNKAVLELSPGNLATVHTQALSKVVEQERVDDTREEALPGTPVAEDTSSIDAVDRTPSAGSTAAGTAGTTSGVETPEETLERLNRQSAQESRDSRDPRDPKANPDN, from the coding sequence GTGTTCGCACATGTAGTTGCCCAGACCGCCTCCGGAGATGCTCCTCCCTTCGACATCTTCTCCCTCCTCCTGCCGCTGGCGCTGGCTTTCCTGATCTTCACCATGTTCCGGCGCCAGCGAAAGGCGCAGAAGCAGGTGAAGGAGATGCGGACGAGCATGGAACCGGGTACCGAGGTCATGACGCAGTTCGGGCTCTTCGGCACGATCGTCTCGATCGACCAGGAGAACAACAAGGCAGTCCTCGAGCTGTCTCCGGGCAACCTGGCCACCGTGCATACCCAGGCCCTGTCCAAGGTCGTCGAGCAGGAGCGCGTCGACGACACCCGCGAGGAAGCCCTTCCGGGGACGCCGGTCGCGGAGGACACGTCCTCGATCGACGCCGTCGACCGCACCCCGTCCGCCGGTTCCACCGCCGCGGGAACCGCGGGTACCACCTCGGGCGTTGAGACGCCGGAGGAGACCCTCGAGCGGCTGAACAGGCAGTCCGCCCAGGAAAGCCGCGACTCGCGGGATCCCCGCGACCCCAAAGCGAACCCAGACAACTAA
- the ruvB gene encoding Holliday junction branch migration DNA helicase RuvB → MTDPQPQDAPLVAPAADPEDRAIEAALRPKNLDDFVGQKRVRRQLSLVLEASRLRGRSADHVLLSGPPGLGKTTLAMIIAAEMNAPLRISSGPAIQHAGDLAAILSSLTDGEVLFLDEIHRMSRPAEEMLYMAMEDFRVDIIVGKGPGATAIPLELPPFTLVGATTRAGLLPGPLRDRFGFTGHLEFYSTEELELVLRRSAMLMDMKVNSAAFAEIAGRSRGTPRIANRLLRRVRDWALVHGIDLIDARSASAALDMYEVDARGLDRLDRSVLTALITKFNGGPVGLSTLAIAVGEEPETVETVAEPYLVREGMLGRTPRGRIATAAAWRHLGLEMPETVAAAMPEDLFSVAPEDLLGSESGLDSWARPDS, encoded by the coding sequence ATGACGGATCCACAGCCCCAGGACGCGCCGCTCGTCGCGCCGGCCGCCGATCCCGAGGACCGGGCCATCGAGGCCGCATTGCGGCCGAAGAACCTCGACGACTTCGTGGGGCAGAAGCGCGTCCGGCGGCAGCTGTCGCTCGTCCTCGAAGCCTCGCGACTGCGCGGACGCAGCGCCGACCACGTCCTCCTGTCGGGACCTCCCGGCCTCGGGAAGACGACGCTCGCCATGATCATCGCCGCGGAGATGAACGCACCGCTGCGCATCTCCTCCGGTCCCGCGATCCAGCACGCCGGCGACCTCGCCGCGATCCTCTCGTCCCTGACCGACGGGGAGGTGCTCTTCCTCGACGAGATCCACCGCATGTCCCGGCCGGCCGAGGAGATGCTCTACATGGCCATGGAGGATTTCCGGGTGGACATCATCGTCGGCAAGGGGCCCGGTGCCACGGCCATCCCGCTGGAACTGCCGCCCTTCACCCTCGTGGGTGCCACCACGCGCGCGGGACTGCTGCCCGGCCCGCTCCGGGACCGCTTCGGCTTCACCGGCCACCTCGAGTTCTACTCGACCGAGGAACTCGAGCTGGTGCTCCGGCGGTCGGCGATGCTCATGGACATGAAGGTGAACTCGGCGGCATTCGCCGAGATCGCCGGCCGCTCGAGGGGAACGCCCCGTATCGCCAACCGGCTGCTGCGGCGGGTCCGGGACTGGGCGCTCGTGCACGGCATCGACCTGATCGATGCGCGCTCGGCAAGCGCGGCGCTCGACATGTACGAAGTGGATGCGCGGGGACTCGACCGGCTGGACCGCTCCGTCCTCACCGCCCTCATCACCAAGTTCAACGGAGGTCCCGTGGGTCTCTCGACGCTGGCGATCGCCGTGGGGGAGGAGCCCGAGACGGTCGAGACCGTCGCCGAGCCCTACCTGGTGCGCGAGGGCATGCTCGGACGGACGCCGCGCGGGAGGATCGCGACGGCGGCCGCGTGGAGGCACCTCGGCCTCGAGATGCCCGAGACCGTCGCCGCAGCCATGCCGGAGGACCTGTTCTCCGTGGCGCCCGAGGACCTGCTCGGCAGCGAATCGGGCCTTGACAGCTGGGCCCGGCCGGACTCCTGA
- the ruvA gene encoding Holliday junction branch migration protein RuvA: protein MISSLRGTVTHVGLHSAVIDVNGFGMQVQATPQTLAGLRVGEQSTVATAMIVREDSMTLFGFEDADQREVFETLLAVSGVGPRLALAVLAVHAPDAIRVAASSGDDKAFSKVPGIGPKGARRIVLELAGKLVPLESAPGVPKQTWQGQVLTAMMGLGWSERDAGAAIDAAVADAPEVAATGDVGQILKLTLRRLGQDGARSSARAKVGS from the coding sequence ATGATCAGTTCCCTGCGCGGAACAGTGACCCACGTGGGCCTGCACTCCGCCGTCATCGATGTCAACGGCTTCGGCATGCAGGTCCAAGCCACGCCGCAGACCCTCGCCGGGCTCCGCGTGGGCGAGCAGTCCACCGTCGCCACCGCGATGATCGTCCGCGAGGACTCGATGACGCTCTTCGGCTTCGAAGACGCGGACCAGCGCGAGGTCTTCGAGACCCTCCTGGCGGTCAGTGGCGTCGGCCCCCGCCTCGCCCTCGCCGTGCTGGCGGTCCACGCGCCGGACGCCATCCGGGTGGCCGCCTCCTCCGGCGACGACAAGGCCTTCAGCAAGGTGCCCGGCATCGGGCCCAAGGGAGCACGCCGCATCGTGCTCGAACTCGCCGGGAAGCTGGTCCCCCTGGAATCGGCACCGGGCGTTCCGAAGCAGACCTGGCAGGGCCAGGTGCTCACCGCCATGATGGGCCTCGGCTGGTCCGAGAGGGACGCCGGGGCAGCGATCGACGCAGCCGTCGCCGACGCGCCCGAGGTCGCGGCGACGGGTGATGTGGGCCAGATCCTGAAGCTCACGCTGCGCCGCCTCGGGCAGGACGGCGCGCGAAGCTCGGCGCGGGCGAAGGTCGGGTCATGA
- the ruvC gene encoding crossover junction endodeoxyribonuclease RuvC, which yields MTYRVMGVDPGLTRCGLAVVDIEPNRRSTLVAVGVVGTEAGRSLDERLLVISEAVDLWLDLHEPQALAVERVFSGTNISTVMGTAQASGVVIVAAARRGIPVALHTPTEVKAAVTGNGQADKVAVTKMVTKILRLETAPRPADAADALALAITHAWRRGVGLQGAAASGGSVTPAQRIWAEAEARARRR from the coding sequence GTGACCTACCGGGTCATGGGCGTGGACCCCGGCCTGACACGCTGCGGCCTCGCGGTCGTCGACATCGAGCCGAACCGGCGCTCCACGCTCGTCGCGGTCGGCGTCGTCGGCACGGAGGCGGGCCGGAGCCTCGACGAGCGGCTCCTGGTCATCTCGGAGGCCGTCGACCTGTGGCTGGACCTGCACGAACCCCAGGCCCTCGCCGTCGAGCGCGTGTTCAGCGGAACCAACATCAGTACCGTCATGGGGACCGCGCAGGCGTCCGGCGTCGTCATCGTCGCCGCGGCCCGGCGCGGCATCCCGGTGGCCCTCCACACACCCACCGAGGTCAAGGCCGCGGTCACGGGCAACGGCCAGGCGGACAAGGTGGCCGTCACGAAGATGGTGACGAAGATCCTCCGGCTCGAGACCGCGCCTCGGCCTGCCGACGCCGCGGACGCCCTGGCGCTCGCTATCACGCACGCCTGGCGCAGGGGAGTAGGGCTCCAGGGCGCTGCTGCATCCGGAGGCAGCGTGACCCCCGCGCAGCGCATCTGGGCCGAGGCGGAGGCGCGGGCGCGACGTCGCTAG
- a CDS encoding YebC/PmpR family DNA-binding transcriptional regulator: MSGHSKWATTKHKKAAIDAKRAKSFAKLIKNIEVAARAGGADIAGNPGLELAVSKAKKTSVPIDNINRAVKRGAGLLGEAVDYQTIMYEARGPQGSALLIECLTDNKNRAASEVRVGITRNGGSIADPGSVAYLFARKGVVTLPKNGLTEDELLMAVLDAGADEVKESDDSFEIISEPQDVRAVVGALEEAGIEYDTDEIEFVPSMQVDLDADGGRKFLKLVDALEELDDVQNVYSNANLSDDVLAELENDD, encoded by the coding sequence ATGTCGGGGCACTCTAAGTGGGCAACAACCAAGCACAAGAAGGCCGCGATCGACGCCAAGCGGGCGAAGTCCTTCGCGAAGCTGATCAAGAACATCGAAGTCGCAGCGCGCGCCGGAGGTGCCGATATCGCCGGTAACCCCGGGCTCGAACTGGCCGTCTCGAAGGCGAAGAAGACCTCCGTCCCCATCGACAACATCAACCGCGCCGTGAAGCGCGGGGCGGGCCTGCTCGGCGAGGCCGTCGACTACCAGACGATCATGTACGAGGCCCGCGGTCCCCAGGGTTCGGCCCTGCTGATCGAGTGCCTTACGGACAACAAGAACCGTGCCGCCTCCGAGGTGCGCGTCGGCATCACGCGCAACGGCGGAAGCATCGCCGATCCCGGGTCGGTGGCGTACCTGTTCGCACGCAAGGGCGTCGTCACCCTGCCGAAGAACGGCCTCACCGAGGACGAGCTGCTCATGGCCGTGCTCGACGCGGGCGCGGACGAGGTCAAGGAGTCCGACGACAGCTTCGAGATCATCTCGGAGCCGCAGGACGTCCGCGCCGTGGTCGGCGCGCTCGAGGAGGCCGGGATCGAGTACGACACCGACGAGATCGAGTTCGTGCCGTCCATGCAGGTGGACCTGGACGCCGACGGCGGCCGGAAGTTCCTTAAGCTGGTGGACGCCCTGGAGGAGCTCGACGACGTCCAGAACGTCTACTCCAACGCCAATCTCTCGGACGACGTGCTGGCCGAGCTCGAGAACGACGACTGA